Proteins encoded by one window of Cuniculiplasma divulgatum:
- a CDS encoding AAA family ATPase — protein MNNDSLEKEVSESVRESGSIVNEISKFFVGDSDPLKKITASIMASGHVLLQDNPGIGKTFVAKLFSNVLGIGFKRIQFTPDLLPSDITGTKIWRASTGNFELVKGPVFSNLILADEINRAPPKTQAALLESMEERQVTIEGETIKLPPPFIVIATQNPIEFEGTYPLPEAQMDRFMIRLSFGYPKDDLEILRRRKLWGTNDPSSMATKLMDASKIIDLQKTSEKVTVSDEITSYISQFRQIRDDKRVMAGPSPRGIISLMRLAQAMAMIDGRDYVIPDDVKNVAIECLAHRIILKPEQVMDEISPEAIVKEYLDKMEVPKGN, from the coding sequence ATGAACAATGACAGCTTAGAAAAAGAAGTGAGCGAAAGTGTGAGGGAATCAGGTTCTATAGTTAATGAAATATCAAAGTTTTTTGTGGGTGATAGTGATCCACTGAAGAAGATAACTGCATCAATAATGGCCTCTGGCCATGTACTACTGCAGGATAATCCTGGAATCGGAAAGACCTTTGTTGCAAAGTTATTCTCAAACGTTCTTGGGATAGGATTCAAAAGGATTCAATTCACGCCAGATCTTCTACCGAGTGATATCACCGGAACAAAGATATGGAGAGCTTCCACCGGAAACTTTGAACTGGTTAAGGGTCCAGTATTTTCTAATCTCATACTTGCAGATGAAATAAACAGGGCACCCCCAAAAACACAGGCCGCCCTGCTTGAATCCATGGAGGAGAGACAGGTTACAATTGAGGGAGAAACGATTAAGCTTCCTCCACCGTTCATCGTTATTGCAACCCAGAACCCAATCGAATTTGAAGGAACCTATCCACTTCCTGAAGCTCAGATGGACAGATTCATGATCAGGCTTTCTTTCGGTTATCCAAAGGATGATCTTGAAATATTGAGAAGAAGAAAATTATGGGGAACAAATGATCCAAGTTCAATGGCAACTAAGCTTATGGATGCTTCGAAGATCATAGATCTGCAAAAGACATCGGAAAAAGTAACAGTAAGTGATGAGATAACAAGTTATATTTCCCAGTTCAGACAAATAAGGGATGATAAGAGAGTAATGGCCGGACCAAGCCCAAGAGGAATCATCTCACTAATGAGACTTGCTCAGGCCATGGCCATGATAGATGGAAGGGATTATGTAATTCCAGATGATGTTAAAAATGTGGCAATAGAATGCCTTGCACACAGGATCATTCTGAAACCAGAACAGGTTATGGATGAAATAAGTCCTGAAGCCATAGTGAAGGAATATTTGGATAAGATGGAAGTACCAAAAGGTAACTGA